In the Zingiber officinale cultivar Zhangliang chromosome 5A, Zo_v1.1, whole genome shotgun sequence genome, CTAAAATATAGTAAGCATTGTAGAGTCTGTGACAAATGCGTTGATGGCTTTGATCATCATTGCAGGGTGAGGGTTTTCTCCATTCACAACCTTATATGTTTTGTTATCTTGTAGTAATATGCAGTATTCATCTTTCCTTGTAGTGGATCAATAACTGCATAGGAAGAAAAAATTacaaaaggttcttcatcctcaTGGTGTTTGCTCTTCTCTTGGTAAGCACAAATATTTCCTACCATTCCAATAGTTGTATTCATTAATCATAGTGATTGACACTATTTTCTTAGTGTAGATTTATCATCTGTGTGCATCAACTTAGAAGATACTATTTTCTTAGTACGTGAAGGACCTGATACATAGAATGCATTTTATGTCAGgtccttttcattctgattgactATTGATTGGTCTCCATGCTTTGTGCACCTTGGGCCAGCTTATTCTGCAGTGGGCTGTTGGGATGCTTGTGCTGATACTGTGTTTTGTTGAGAGAAGGAGATTTTCTGCTGAAATTGTTTCAAAGCTGGGTAGTAGCTTTTCCTTGGCACCCTTTATCATTGTGGTGGTGAGTACTCagaagagaaaatgaatgaaaatcacaCATCATAATGAGGATTTTTCAAGGTTCTGATACTAATTTGATAATGTCTCTATAATGCAGGCTGTGTGCACTTTATTAGCCATGGTTGCTACTCTTCCAGTTGCACAACTTTTCTTCTTccatattcttttaataaaaaaggtACACTACTTTCATATTTCTACTTGTGACACAGCAAACACTACCAGTTACACAGCTCCtacatttatataaaacaaaccTATGTATCCGGTCAAATATCTCTATTTCAAGGaatatatcttttatattttcaaattctttGCATTCATCCATACACTGAGCATTACTGAAACTTATTATCCAACTGAACTATTACAGCTTGTTATTTAACTGATAGATTTTCCATAGTGGAAAACAAATAGTAGAATTTGAACGATATGGTGTTGTTTATTCATCAATTCTGGAGAAAATTGACACTTTAACTAGCTCATGCTACTCTACATGGATGCGCTTACAGGGAATCAGCACCTATGATTACATTATTGCTTTGAGGGAGCAAGATCAGGAGCAGGAGCAACTTGCTGTTGGTGGGCAGCAAAGTCCGCAAATGTCCCAAGTGAGCTCTTTTACTGGACTAAGCAGCACCAGTCCGCAAATGTCCGCAAATGTCGTTGTCTTttacttgtatgatacaaatttaatttgtggatcaatatgtatacattttgtttgtataatataaagttttatttatttgttaaatagtcttattataaaaatgattgtggttgtggatattcaattatatgtaaattttgagtattttttataatttttgctatttaattaagaaaaacactattttttataaatttaaaaagacaacgtttttaagtaataaaagacaacgcttaaaaaataatgtctttgagaccaaccacaacgcttttaaagcgttgtctttgatatgtgcatttttacaacaacatctttaacaacgctttttaagaacgaatagacaacgcttaaaaagcgttgtctttgtgaccaaccacaacgcttttaaagcgttgtctttgatatgtgcatttttacaacagcatctataacaacgctttttaagaacgaaaagacaacgcttaaaaagcgttgtctttgtgaccaaccacaacgcttttaaagcgttgtctttgatatgactttctacaacactatctacaacatcactttttaagtacatacgacaacgccaaaaaagcgttgttgtttagcttttttcttgtagtgtaggaTAGCACaagttcatcctaggattgggatagagataatatatctcgtgtgctataacacaacttctgtaacttcattgtctcattgaaccaagatcccgggatctccagtcaacaaggttagATTACCACTACAGtcattttagttgtagatttttagtcTTATTCCTctcgatgagcagtatacttgatctcgacttagcCCCTTTGTAAGAGGGGCTGCCAAGTTATCTTTTGACTTGACATAGTTGATTGCAATCACTccgttcgagatcaactgcctaatggtattgtaTCTGTGATGTcaagacttaccattatacatactactaTGTGTCTTTctaatcgccgattgactatcacaatgtATAAGTACGACGAGCATAGGTTTCGTCCAattcggaatatcttccaagaaattcctcaACCATTTAGCTTCTTctgctgctttgtctagtgctataaactcagattctatagttgaccgagcaatgcatgtCTGCTATGTGGATTTCTAAGATATCGCTCCACCGATTGTGAATACATACCAACTAGTGGATTTAGAATCTtttgtatctggtatccaatTAGAATCACAATATCCCTCTAAAATAGCAGGATACGTTCTATAATGTAATccgtagttcatagtatatttcaaatatctaagaactctcATGAGTGCTTTCTAATGGGTGTCGTTTAGATTACTTGTAAAATGACTCAACTTGTTTACCACACAAGCAATATCTGGATGTGtgtagtttgtgagatacatcaaactaccTATTAACCGAGAATATTTCAATTGTGATATGAGCTCACAATGAGTTTtcactaagtgttgacttagatccatagatatttttattgtaGAGAGATCGTACACATTGAACATTTTCAACACTGACTCTATATAATGGCATTGTGTCAAAACTATCCCATCgaatgtcctgagaattttaattcctaaTATAACTTTTGctagacccatatctttcatatcaaaaatcTTGGTCAATATTTTCTTTGTACTCATGATTACCTCATGATTACTCCCCATTATAAGCATGCCGTCTACATATAGATAAACAATTACATGACCTTTAGGTGTGTgcttgacataaatgcatttgtcacattcatttatttgaATTCGTTTGATAgcattattttgtcaaatttttcgtgtcattgtttaggcgcttgtttaagtccgtacaacgacttaacaagtcgacacaccttttcctCTTTTCTTGAAGCTATGAAcccctcgggttgctccatatagatttcttctttcaactcaccatttaagaacgtagtattaacatccatttggtgtatTTCAAGGTTAAACAGTGTTGTGATGACTATCATCACTCGTATGGATGTAATCCTTATCATCGGTGAGTAGGTATCGAAGTAATCATTGCCTTCCTTTTGCTTGtatcctttggctacaagtctagCTTTATACTTGTCAATCGATCCATCAACTTTATTCTTGCATTTTAGCATCCACTTTCAACCTAATGGTTTAGTACCAGAAGGAAGGCccactaattcccaagtatggttattcatgatggactcgatttcattattgacagcttcttttCACAATGGGgcatcgggactagagagagcttcacttaatgttcttgggtgCATTTCTGACATAAAAGTCATGAAGTTCGACCCGaatgatttctcaactctagcccttTTGCTCCGAcatggctcttcactttgattgtcaatagtccttttatgacAACTAAGTTCAGAAATATCATTTTCGttagaacttccgttgttattACTTTGAATGTTTCCCTTCTTATTTGAgaatatgttttcaaagaatatcgtattatgagattctatggttgttcccacatgaatattaGGAATGCCTGACTTGTGAACTAtcaaacgatatgcactactatcatgggcatatccgacaaatatcacatcgaacgttttaggtccaaTTTTTACTTGCTTTGGCTTGAGTACTTCGACCATTACTAAGCACCCCTACACCTTCaggtatttgtatgatgactcACGACCTTTCCATagctcatatggtgttttatcgtTTTTCttgtgagggattttgttgagaatgtggttTGCTGATAATATAGCTTCCCCGACAAGTTTTAGGATAAGTATGAATTTattaacaaggcattcatcatttccttTAATGTCTGATTTTTACATTCGGCAACATcatttgattgaggtgagtaaggcgtcgttgtctgatggataatgccagattttGAACAAAACTCATCAAACGGTGCATCATATTCTCtacctctatcgctacgaattattttaatttgtttatcaagttgattctcaacttctgttttataggttctgaaagcTTCTAAGgattcgtctttacttcttaaaagaaatacATAATAGAACCTTATGcaatcatcgataaaagtaataaaatattttttacctccgctagtttgcacaaattttaagtcacatagatcactatgtattaactctaaaggagtcgttgacctttccactgAATGAAAAGTTAGTCTCGTCATTTTTGCTTCcgcgcacacttcacatttgtgtgttttgCCCATATTGACATtcggtaataaatttaacttgacgagacatttaagagtattattattgacatgcccaagtcgatcatgccataaattaaaacactcaacaacgtagctggaagcttttattttattaccatcaaagtcATGGTGTACAATCATTATAACTATTTTGAACAGATTTTGTTCTAAGTACCCCTTACCTACGAATACACCATTCTTCATAAGTGCAAAGTTGTttgactggaacactagtctgAAACCGGCTTTAACAAGTGTCGATCTAGAAACTAGGTTCTTTATGATGTTGggaacatggagcacatcaatGAGCGTTAACTCTTTCCCAGATGTCATTTTCAGTACAACCTTCTCGAGTCCGACAATCGGGGGATGTCgtggaattgcccatatagagctttcttccacttatcagagtatacttggagaacatcgccttatcagaACAAATATGACGtgttgctccagtatcgatccaccactgcttcgggttatcCATCACCGTGTTGGCTTCAAACACGACTGAAGTGAGATCCAATTCCATGTCATTGGAAGTTATGACCTGGTTCACAGCATCCTTTTGACTCTTGGTTGGTTTCTTCAGGCGTCTACAGTCTTTGGACATGTGTCCtggctttccgcagttgtagcatgtGCCATTGAATTTCTTgccttgagccttctttttggatTGGTTCAGCTTTTTGGCTTTTGTCTTAGCCAGGTTCGACATCTCGTCGACTACCCGCTTTGTTCCTTTGGAGTCGGACATCTTTTGATTAGCTTCCTTAATTTGTAGCCTAAGGATTAGGTCTTCAAgtctcatctccttttgcttgtgatttaggtaatttttgaaatccttccatgatgaAGGGAGTTTCTCGATTATCACGGCTACTTTGAACGACttgttcagcttcatgccttcggcatccagatcatgcattattagttgcatgtcttggacttgagatgtcaCACTCTTGGAATCcatcatcttgaaatccagaaaccatccgacgatgaatttcttcaatccaatgtttttgattttgtatttcttttcaagTGATTCCCACAGAGATTTTGCCGTTTCTATCGAACAATACACAttatacaacgtgttgtccaaTGCCTTGAGAACGTAGTTGTGGCATAGGAAATCTCCATCCGTCCACGTATCGCATGTAGCCTTATTATCGGACTTGCCTTCCGTAGCAGCCGGTGGGTC is a window encoding:
- the LOC121979909 gene encoding probable protein S-acyltransferase 22, with the protein product MVFALLLLILQWAVGMLVLILCFVERRRFSAEIVSKLGSSFSLAPFIIVVAVCTLLAMVATLPVAQLFFFHILLIKKGISTYDYIIALREQDQEQEQLAVGGQQSPQMSQVSSFTGLSSTTSFHNGASGLERASLNVLGCISDIKVMKFDPNDFSTLALLLRHGSSL